A portion of the Sagittula stellata E-37 genome contains these proteins:
- a CDS encoding ABC transporter permease → MSETTHAHTSRDGSSPAPQRPRSGVPRLATLRSVTALMLREMATSYGRSPGGYLWAVLEPVAGIALLTAVFSVGFHAPALGTSFAMFYATGMLPFILFTDLVGKVGQALNYSKQLLAYPRVTFVDAILARFVLNLMTQILVSYAVLGGIVALFETRVVVDGMMLVRAYALAAALALGLGTFNAYMLVRFPIYQRVWSIAMRPLFLLSCVFYLFDNLPEPYGGWLWYNPLVHVIGLIRRGFYPNYDAPYVSEVYVLAVSLLALVAGLMLLRRDHRMLLEL, encoded by the coding sequence ATGTCCGAAACCACCCACGCCCACACGTCCCGTGACGGCTCCTCCCCGGCGCCGCAGCGCCCCCGCTCCGGGGTGCCGCGCCTGGCGACGCTGCGCTCTGTCACGGCGCTGATGCTGCGCGAGATGGCCACCAGCTACGGGCGTTCGCCCGGCGGCTACCTCTGGGCGGTGCTGGAGCCGGTGGCGGGCATCGCGCTTCTGACGGCGGTGTTCTCGGTCGGCTTCCACGCCCCGGCGCTGGGGACGAGCTTTGCCATGTTCTACGCCACCGGGATGCTGCCCTTCATCCTGTTCACCGACCTCGTGGGCAAGGTGGGGCAGGCGCTGAACTACTCGAAGCAGCTTCTGGCCTATCCGCGCGTGACCTTCGTCGACGCCATCCTGGCGCGCTTCGTGCTGAACCTGATGACGCAGATCCTCGTCAGCTACGCGGTGCTCGGCGGCATCGTCGCCCTGTTCGAGACGCGGGTCGTCGTCGACGGCATGATGCTGGTGCGGGCCTACGCGCTGGCCGCGGCGCTGGCGCTGGGGCTGGGGACGTTCAACGCCTACATGCTGGTGCGCTTCCCTATCTACCAGCGCGTCTGGTCCATCGCCATGCGCCCGCTGTTCCTGCTGTCCTGCGTCTTCTACCTGTTCGACAACCTGCCGGAGCCCTATGGCGGCTGGCTGTGGTACAACCCGCTGGTGCATGTGATCGGGCTGATCCGGCGCGGCTTCTACCCCAACTACGACGCCCCCTACGTGTCGGAGGTCTACGTGCTGGCGGTGTCGCTCCTGGCGCTGGTCGCGGGGCTGATGCTGCTGAGGCGCGACCACCGGATGCTGCTGGAGCTCTAG
- a CDS encoding transposase encodes MLSRGTRAKTDRIDADLIATGVLLPPTVRLPDLRSAPWERIRKEVLTEDGGRRRNRKWPDTVKARIVAETLRPDATVAAVARRHGIKANHLSAWRTLARQGKLVLPAPEDEVEFAAMVVTTPLPEGEPSPDAPIEITMGAVTIRLAATTPVARIAANPHCIGAVEAVVKAAPARILGAQHKAGSCAPDVGRHPAQSVWSAQRLRAPARPYRSTRPASNLSLAMPDALRDNATDARMESRHGAQIRNKRPARPGGGDHRRPGA; translated from the coding sequence GTGTTGTCCCGGGGCACGCGGGCGAAGACCGACCGGATCGATGCGGACCTCATCGCAACCGGTGTTCTGCTCCCACCTACCGTTCGGCTTCCTGATCTGAGATCGGCTCCTTGGGAGCGGATCAGGAAGGAGGTTCTCACGGAGGATGGAGGTCGGCGGCGCAACCGCAAATGGCCTGACACCGTGAAGGCGCGGATTGTGGCCGAGACGTTGCGGCCCGATGCGACGGTTGCTGCCGTTGCACGGCGGCACGGGATCAAGGCAAACCACCTGTCAGCATGGCGAACCTTGGCTCGGCAGGGCAAGTTGGTGCTGCCAGCTCCCGAAGACGAGGTGGAGTTCGCGGCAATGGTGGTTACGACACCGTTGCCGGAGGGAGAGCCAAGCCCGGATGCCCCCATAGAGATCACCATGGGCGCAGTCACGATCCGGTTGGCAGCTACGACTCCGGTGGCGCGCATCGCGGCGAACCCCCATTGCATCGGTGCCGTAGAGGCAGTCGTAAAAGCTGCCCCAGCGCGCATTCTCGGCGCTCAGCACAAAGCGGGCAGTTGCGCGCCGGACGTGGGCCGACATCCTGCGCAGAGCGTGTGGAGCGCCCAACGTCTGCGCGCCCCTGCACGCCCGTATCGCTCGACGCGTCCTGCGTCCAACCTTTCCCTTGCCATGCCCGACGCCCTGCGGGACAACGCAACCGACGCACGAATGGAGTCCAGACATGGCGCCCAAATTCGGAACAAGCGGCCTGCGCGGCCTGGTGGTGGAGATCACCGAAGACCTGGTGCATGA
- the kdsA gene encoding 3-deoxy-8-phosphooctulonate synthase — translation MKTVTVSAPAGDVAIAQNRPFVLIAGPCQLESHDHARMLAEKIAAAAEAAGTRWIFKASYDKANRSSLEGRRGLGMNEGLKILGLIREEFGVPVLTDVHGPEQCAPVAEVVDVLQIPAFLCRQTDLLLAAGETGAAINVKKGQFLAPWDMGNVAEKIASTGNDRILLCERGTTFGYNMLVSDFRSLPIMAGTGYPVVMDATHSVQMPGGQGKSTGGKREYVEPLARAALAVGAAAVFMETHEDPDTAPSDGPNMVPVADLGRILKGLKAIDALTKG, via the coding sequence ATGAAGACCGTCACCGTTTCCGCCCCCGCCGGCGATGTCGCCATCGCCCAGAACCGCCCCTTCGTGCTGATCGCCGGGCCCTGCCAGCTTGAATCGCACGACCACGCCCGGATGCTGGCCGAGAAGATCGCCGCCGCCGCCGAGGCCGCGGGCACACGCTGGATCTTCAAGGCGAGCTACGACAAGGCGAACCGCTCTTCGCTGGAGGGGCGGCGCGGGCTCGGGATGAACGAGGGACTGAAGATCCTCGGCCTGATCCGCGAGGAATTCGGCGTGCCGGTTCTGACCGACGTGCACGGACCGGAGCAATGCGCCCCCGTGGCCGAGGTGGTGGACGTCCTGCAGATCCCTGCCTTCCTCTGCCGCCAGACCGACCTGCTTCTGGCCGCCGGAGAGACGGGCGCGGCGATCAACGTCAAGAAGGGCCAGTTCCTGGCCCCCTGGGACATGGGCAACGTGGCGGAGAAGATCGCCTCGACCGGCAACGACCGCATCCTGCTGTGTGAGCGCGGCACGACCTTCGGCTACAACATGCTGGTCAGCGATTTCCGGTCGCTGCCGATCATGGCCGGGACGGGCTACCCGGTGGTGATGGACGCCACCCATTCGGTGCAGATGCCGGGCGGGCAGGGCAAGTCCACGGGTGGCAAGCGCGAATACGTCGAACCGCTGGCACGCGCGGCGCTGGCGGTGGGGGCGGCGGCGGTCTTCATGGAGACGCACGAGGACCCGGACACCGCGCCGTCCGACGGGCCGAACATGGTGCCGGTCGCGGATCTGGGGCGCATCCTGAAGGGGCTGAAGGCCATCGACGCGCTTACCAAGGGATAG
- a CDS encoding KpsF/GutQ family sugar-phosphate isomerase: MSPSSPPPSEIARQVLTTEGEALHRLARELPESFDAVTAMLLEVPGRIIVSGMGKSGHVAAKMAATFASTGSPAQTVHPGEASHGDLGMITRADAVILISNSGETKELADMIAHCARFSVPLVAMTRRANSTLAQAADHVLLMPDAPEACAIGMAPTTSTTMAMALGDALAVAMMRHRGFDRESFAAFHPGGTLGAQLLRVTAVMHTGDELPVVAVDTPMPDVLLIMSQKGFGVALLVEQGLLTGIITDGDLRRNMSGLMDCSAGEVATRAPLTTSPDTLLLEALGVMNDSKRTVLPVTEGGRLTGLIHIHDALRAGVA; this comes from the coding sequence ATGTCCCCATCCTCCCCGCCCCCCTCCGAGATCGCCCGTCAGGTGCTGACCACCGAAGGCGAGGCACTGCACCGGCTGGCCCGGGAACTGCCCGAAAGCTTCGACGCGGTCACCGCCATGCTGCTGGAGGTGCCGGGGCGCATCATCGTCTCGGGCATGGGCAAGTCGGGGCACGTGGCGGCCAAGATGGCGGCGACCTTCGCCTCTACCGGGTCGCCGGCGCAGACCGTGCACCCCGGCGAGGCCTCGCACGGGGATCTCGGGATGATCACCCGCGCCGACGCGGTGATCCTGATCTCCAACTCGGGCGAGACGAAGGAACTGGCCGACATGATTGCTCATTGCGCGCGGTTCTCCGTGCCGCTGGTGGCGATGACCCGGCGGGCCAACAGCACGCTGGCGCAGGCCGCGGACCATGTGCTGCTGATGCCCGACGCGCCGGAGGCCTGTGCCATCGGCATGGCGCCCACAACCTCGACGACGATGGCCATGGCGCTTGGCGACGCGCTGGCGGTGGCGATGATGCGGCACCGGGGCTTCGACCGCGAAAGCTTTGCCGCCTTCCACCCCGGCGGCACGCTGGGCGCGCAGCTTTTGCGGGTGACGGCGGTCATGCACACCGGCGACGAACTGCCCGTGGTGGCCGTCGATACGCCCATGCCGGACGTGCTACTGATCATGTCGCAGAAGGGGTTCGGCGTGGCCCTTCTGGTGGAACAGGGTCTGCTGACGGGGATCATCACCGACGGCGACCTGCGTCGCAACATGTCCGGGCTGATGGACTGCAGCGCCGGTGAGGTGGCGACCCGCGCCCCCCTGACCACCTCGCCCGACACCCTGCTGCTGGAGGCGCTGGGGGTCATGAACGACTCCAAACGCACCGTCCTGCCGGTCACCGAGGGGGGCAGGCTGACCGGGCTGATCCACATCCACGACGCGCTGCGCGCCGGGGTGGCGTGA
- a CDS encoding 3-deoxy-manno-octulosonate cytidylyltransferase — MKTVIFIPARYASSRYPGKPLVGLKGATGHEKSLIQRAWEAARQVKGADAVYVLTDDVRIRDAARAFGAEVLMTSDRARNGTERCAEGVAQLPEAPEVVVNLQGDAPLTPPWFVEALIAAMRDDKVEMATPVLKCDHDTLSNFVSDRHAGRVGGTTAVLRRDGTAIYFSKEVLPYVGNLETPPEVWHHVGVYAYRPAALAAYMAWEEGPVERAEGLEQLRFLENGGTVTCVPVEARGRVFWELNNPVDVARIEGVLKKEGIA, encoded by the coding sequence ATGAAAACCGTGATCTTCATTCCCGCCCGCTATGCCTCGTCCCGGTATCCGGGCAAGCCGCTGGTTGGGCTGAAGGGGGCCACCGGGCATGAAAAGAGCCTGATCCAGCGCGCTTGGGAAGCGGCGCGGCAGGTGAAGGGGGCGGATGCGGTCTATGTGCTGACCGACGATGTCCGGATCCGCGACGCGGCGCGGGCCTTCGGCGCCGAGGTGCTGATGACCTCGGACCGGGCGCGCAACGGCACCGAGCGCTGTGCCGAGGGCGTGGCGCAGCTGCCTGAGGCGCCGGAGGTGGTGGTGAACCTGCAGGGCGACGCCCCCCTGACGCCGCCGTGGTTTGTCGAGGCGCTGATCGCGGCCATGCGGGACGACAAGGTCGAGATGGCCACCCCGGTGCTGAAATGCGACCACGACACCCTGTCGAACTTCGTCTCGGACCGCCACGCGGGCCGGGTCGGCGGCACCACGGCGGTGCTGCGCCGCGACGGCACGGCGATCTACTTCTCGAAGGAGGTGCTGCCTTACGTCGGCAACCTCGAAACCCCGCCGGAGGTCTGGCACCATGTCGGCGTCTATGCATATCGTCCGGCGGCGTTGGCCGCCTACATGGCTTGGGAGGAAGGCCCGGTGGAGCGCGCCGAGGGGCTGGAGCAGCTGCGCTTTCTCGAAAACGGCGGCACGGTGACCTGCGTGCCCGTCGAGGCGCGCGGCCGGGTGTTCTGGGAACTCAACAACCCCGTCGACGTCGCCCGCATCGAAGGTGTGCTGAAGAAGGAAGGCATCGCATGA
- a CDS encoding phosphomannomutase, with protein MAPKFGTSGLRGLVVEITEDLVHDYVSAFLTSCPHGGSVHVGRDLRPSSPQISGWVIDAVRNAGLEAVDCGALPTPALALSSLEAGAAAVMITGSHIPADRNGLKFYVPSGEISKADETRINAALGQPRATGAQGDLAVAQAQDAYRARYVSACGRCLDGMTVGVYQHSSVARDLMMEVFQALGAETVAIARSDVFIPVDTEALDPETKELFAGWFQAHGLDVLVSTDGDADRPMVVDDAQRVVPGDVLGALTAKALGAKIVCTPVSSNSMIGDASFGFERVERTKIGSPFVIAAMEEALAGDPAARVVGYEANGGFLLGFTADAPAGPLKPLMTRDCLLPIVAPLAAAKAEGVTLSALWDALPAVYTAADRIQGIETEVSKAFIAELSGSADARAAFFDGYGTEAGVDETDGLRTTFSDGSVVHLRPSGNAPEFRCYAEAATRDGAEKLVTGTLAKLRERLS; from the coding sequence ATGGCGCCCAAATTCGGAACAAGCGGCCTGCGCGGCCTGGTGGTGGAGATCACCGAAGACCTGGTGCATGACTACGTGTCCGCGTTCCTCACCTCCTGCCCACACGGCGGATCGGTGCATGTGGGCCGGGACCTCCGCCCCTCGTCGCCGCAGATTTCGGGTTGGGTCATAGACGCGGTGCGCAACGCCGGGCTGGAGGCCGTGGACTGCGGTGCCCTGCCCACACCCGCGCTGGCGCTGTCTTCGTTGGAAGCCGGGGCGGCGGCTGTCATGATTACCGGTTCCCACATCCCGGCGGATCGCAACGGGCTGAAGTTCTACGTGCCTTCCGGCGAGATTTCGAAAGCCGACGAGACCCGGATCAACGCCGCCCTCGGCCAGCCGCGCGCGACCGGTGCACAGGGCGACCTGGCGGTCGCACAGGCGCAGGACGCTTACCGGGCGCGTTACGTGTCCGCTTGCGGGCGATGCCTCGACGGGATGACCGTGGGTGTCTACCAGCACAGCTCCGTGGCGCGCGATTTGATGATGGAGGTTTTCCAGGCGCTTGGCGCGGAAACCGTCGCAATCGCGCGCTCCGACGTGTTCATCCCCGTCGATACGGAGGCGCTGGATCCCGAGACGAAGGAGTTGTTCGCCGGATGGTTTCAGGCACATGGTCTGGATGTCCTTGTCTCCACCGATGGCGATGCCGACCGGCCCATGGTGGTGGACGATGCGCAACGGGTGGTGCCGGGCGATGTGCTGGGCGCGCTGACTGCCAAGGCGCTGGGGGCAAAGATCGTCTGCACGCCCGTGTCCTCGAACTCCATGATCGGCGATGCCTCGTTCGGTTTTGAACGTGTGGAGCGGACGAAGATCGGATCGCCCTTCGTGATCGCCGCGATGGAAGAGGCGCTGGCCGGCGATCCCGCGGCGCGCGTTGTCGGCTACGAAGCGAACGGCGGGTTCCTTCTCGGTTTCACCGCCGACGCCCCTGCCGGTCCGCTCAAACCGCTGATGACCCGCGACTGCCTGCTGCCCATCGTGGCCCCTTTGGCCGCGGCCAAGGCAGAGGGCGTCACCCTTTCCGCGCTGTGGGACGCTCTCCCTGCCGTGTACACCGCCGCCGACCGTATCCAGGGAATCGAAACGGAGGTGTCCAAGGCTTTCATCGCGGAACTCAGCGGCTCCGCTGACGCTCGGGCGGCGTTCTTCGACGGCTACGGGACAGAGGCGGGCGTGGACGAAACCGATGGCCTTCGCACGACCTTTTCCGATGGCAGCGTCGTGCACCTGCGCCCCTCCGGAAACGCTCCGGAATTCCGCTGCTACGCCGAGGCCGCGACCCGGGACGGCGCGGAAAAACTGGTAACGGGGACGTTGGCAAAGCTGCGTGAGCGTCTTTCCTGA
- a CDS encoding ABC transporter ATP-binding protein, which yields MIRFENVTKRYVTEGKVVTVVSGMSLTVPTGRSVGLLGRNGAGKSTVLRMVSGATRPTEGRIVTTGQVSWPVGFAGSFHPDLTGQQNCRFVARIYGVDTDELVDFVEDFAGLGPHFRMPIRTYSSGMRSRLAFGISMGIHFDVYLVDEITAVGDAAFRERSDALFKARLRSAGALVCSHALPQIRLLCDSGIVLEHGRAWYYDDVEDAIAHHVQAMAAA from the coding sequence GTGATCCGCTTCGAGAACGTCACCAAGCGCTACGTCACGGAAGGCAAGGTGGTCACCGTGGTCTCGGGCATGAGCCTGACCGTGCCGACCGGGCGGTCCGTTGGGCTTCTGGGCCGCAACGGCGCGGGGAAGTCGACGGTGCTGCGCATGGTCTCGGGCGCAACCCGGCCGACGGAGGGGCGGATCGTCACCACCGGCCAGGTGTCCTGGCCCGTGGGCTTCGCCGGATCGTTCCACCCCGATCTGACGGGCCAGCAGAACTGCCGCTTCGTGGCGCGGATCTACGGGGTCGACACCGACGAGCTGGTGGACTTCGTCGAGGATTTCGCCGGCCTGGGGCCGCATTTCCGGATGCCGATCCGCACCTATTCCTCGGGGATGCGGTCGCGGCTGGCCTTCGGCATCTCCATGGGCATCCATTTCGACGTCTACCTGGTGGACGAGATCACCGCCGTGGGGGATGCGGCCTTTCGCGAACGTTCGGACGCGCTGTTCAAGGCGCGGTTGCGCTCGGCGGGGGCGCTGGTCTGCAGCCACGCCCTGCCGCAGATCCGGCTTTTGTGCGACAGCGGCATCGTGCTGGAGCACGGGCGCGCGTGGTATTACGACGACGTGGAAGACGCCATCGCCCACCACGTGCAGGCCATGGCCGCCGCCTGA
- a CDS encoding glycosyl transferase produces the protein MSQSALSPVPALPRITVLMACHQGAAHLGQQLASIAAQEGVDWHLRASDDGPGQAADDGTAALLARFRDAHPHRVTLHEGPRRGASVHFLSLLCAPDLGPGPVALSDQDDIWYPAKLRQALSRLNSIPGPAAYTARSRHVDTHGHPLGLSRRPRGAPSFGNALVQNRVSGHAAVLNPQALALVRAVGPVDVPFHDWWLALLITGAGGTVVEDDAVVLDYRQHGENVLGAPRGWRARLTRAVRVLGPEGRRIMAANRTALARAAPFLTGDARALLARLDTAPAHGPARLRALSRLGVRRDAPAAQAVLALAATFGRY, from the coding sequence ATGTCCCAGTCCGCTCTCTCCCCCGTCCCTGCCCTGCCCCGGATCACCGTCCTGATGGCCTGCCACCAGGGCGCCGCGCACCTGGGCCAACAGCTCGCCTCCATCGCCGCGCAAGAGGGCGTGGACTGGCACCTGCGCGCCTCCGACGACGGGCCGGGACAAGCGGCGGACGACGGCACCGCCGCCCTCCTCGCCCGCTTCCGGGACGCCCATCCCCACCGGGTGACGCTGCACGAGGGGCCGCGCCGCGGGGCGTCGGTGCATTTCCTGTCGCTGCTCTGCGCCCCGGACCTCGGCCCCGGGCCCGTGGCGCTCTCGGACCAAGACGACATCTGGTATCCGGCAAAGCTCAGACAGGCTCTGTCACGCCTGAACTCCATCCCTGGCCCGGCGGCCTACACCGCCCGCAGCCGCCACGTCGACACCCACGGCCACCCGCTCGGCCTGTCGCGCAGGCCCCGCGGCGCCCCCTCCTTCGGCAATGCGCTGGTACAGAACCGGGTCTCCGGCCACGCGGCGGTGCTGAACCCGCAGGCGCTGGCGCTGGTGCGCGCCGTTGGCCCGGTGGACGTCCCCTTCCACGACTGGTGGCTGGCGCTGCTGATCACCGGCGCCGGCGGCACGGTGGTCGAGGATGACGCCGTGGTGCTCGACTACCGCCAGCACGGGGAAAACGTGCTGGGCGCGCCGCGCGGCTGGCGTGCCCGGCTGACCCGCGCCGTCCGGGTGCTGGGGCCGGAGGGCCGCCGGATCATGGCCGCCAACCGCACGGCCCTCGCCCGCGCCGCCCCTTTTCTGACCGGGGATGCACGCGCCCTGCTCGCCCGGCTGGATACAGCCCCCGCGCATGGCCCCGCCCGCCTCCGGGCGCTCTCCCGCCTGGGCGTCCGGCGCGACGCGCCTGCGGCACAAGCCGTCCTCGCCCTCGCTGCCACTTTCGGCCGCTACTGA
- a CDS encoding H-NS histone family protein, translating to MQSIDLEKMSLDELKQLEKDVSKAIKSFEKRQLDEARAAAEAAAKEMGFSLADLAVVAKASKAPPKYRDPKNPELTWSGRGRKPFWFAKAIDAGHSPEDLEI from the coding sequence ATGCAATCAATAGATCTTGAGAAAATGTCTTTGGACGAGCTAAAGCAGCTTGAAAAGGACGTTAGCAAAGCCATAAAGAGCTTTGAGAAGCGTCAACTTGATGAGGCTCGCGCTGCGGCTGAAGCCGCTGCTAAGGAAATGGGGTTCTCTCTAGCCGATCTTGCCGTAGTGGCGAAGGCTTCAAAAGCTCCTCCAAAGTATCGTGACCCTAAGAACCCTGAACTAACTTGGTCAGGTCGTGGCCGCAAGCCATTTTGGTTTGCCAAAGCAATCGATGCAGGACACTCGCCTGAAGATCTCGAAATCTAA
- a CDS encoding glycosyltransferase translates to MFLRVRRLFGIFAAWHLPTDRPASRVSQFRLFISFIVLSASAFPHILRWVRHRDPTARARVKQRLNLSGPAPLALDSRLFDVPAPTPEPGGVTLVMPVYGSLSLVKDALTRVVAHTEIPWRMVLVDDASPDTETVLFLRNWASRHGAHLIENERNLGFVSSANLGLKQAMLWPDPVVLLNSDAFLPEAWAPRLLRPLLEDPRIASATPLSNDAELGSVPSPGNATLVTFDEAQALDRFAQNLNGRAQVVAPTSVGFCMAMSRTALELEPSFDPAFTPGYGEEVDWCQRLRARGFSHVYVPDLYVAHIGGQSFGQTQKQTLIRRNSALLSKRYPRFDVEVCMFLRRDPLVTARLAFGIVRAELQRNGAIPIYLGHSMGGGADIDLQRRLSTDVARVGSALVIRVGGVFRFTIELHHAQADGTLCMTSAGTEDWELVERLLAPVSRRELVYSCAVGDIDPVMLPELFLSLKGSEDKLTILVHDYFALSPNMTLLEKNEQWQGLPEPKRASSRHIARRPNGQAVSLAEWRNAWRPLVEQAERVICFSNAAKVLFAEVYRYARIEVCPHTLPVTVPALARPGPSARPVLGILGNLAPHKGAAVAEQLARACRNSGCEVVLLGEIDPAYRLPSPARHHGAYEVEALPRLAARYGITCWLIPSLWPETFSFTTHEALATGLPVMVFDLGGQAEAVRAAAATGTPAALLPPGLAGDPRAILARARQLSG, encoded by the coding sequence GTGTTCCTTCGCGTTCGACGCTTGTTCGGCATCTTTGCAGCTTGGCATCTGCCTACGGACCGCCCAGCCAGCAGAGTAAGTCAATTTAGATTATTCATTTCTTTTATAGTCTTATCGGCCAGTGCTTTCCCTCATATCCTGCGCTGGGTACGTCATCGAGATCCCACTGCAAGGGCACGTGTCAAACAACGGCTCAATCTCTCGGGGCCTGCACCATTGGCACTCGATTCCCGACTGTTTGACGTGCCTGCACCGACACCCGAGCCGGGCGGTGTTACCTTGGTCATGCCAGTCTATGGAAGCTTATCTCTGGTAAAAGATGCACTGACACGGGTTGTCGCTCACACGGAGATACCTTGGCGCATGGTGCTGGTAGACGATGCCTCGCCGGACACTGAAACCGTGTTGTTTTTGCGAAACTGGGCATCTCGCCATGGCGCACATCTTATCGAGAACGAACGCAACCTTGGCTTTGTCAGCAGCGCGAATTTGGGATTGAAACAAGCGATGTTGTGGCCCGATCCAGTTGTTCTGCTGAACTCGGATGCATTCTTGCCAGAGGCGTGGGCTCCTCGCCTCTTGAGGCCTTTGCTGGAAGATCCGAGGATTGCGTCGGCTACACCATTGTCGAATGATGCAGAACTCGGTTCTGTGCCTTCTCCTGGAAATGCTACCCTTGTGACTTTTGATGAAGCACAGGCGTTAGACCGTTTTGCCCAGAATCTGAATGGCCGCGCTCAGGTTGTCGCTCCCACCAGTGTGGGCTTCTGCATGGCAATGTCTCGCACTGCTTTGGAGTTGGAGCCGAGTTTTGATCCAGCCTTCACTCCGGGCTACGGCGAGGAAGTGGACTGGTGTCAGCGCCTCCGGGCAAGAGGATTTTCTCATGTTTACGTGCCAGATCTCTACGTAGCTCATATCGGTGGTCAAAGCTTTGGTCAGACACAAAAGCAGACCCTCATTCGTAGAAATTCAGCTCTATTGTCAAAGAGGTATCCGCGCTTTGACGTGGAAGTGTGCATGTTCCTGCGACGCGATCCGTTGGTAACCGCGCGTCTGGCATTTGGGATTGTAAGGGCAGAACTCCAACGGAACGGAGCTATACCAATCTATCTCGGGCACTCAATGGGGGGTGGCGCAGATATAGATCTGCAAAGGCGTCTTTCTACTGATGTTGCAAGGGTAGGGTCGGCCTTGGTCATCCGGGTTGGTGGAGTTTTCCGCTTCACTATAGAGCTGCATCATGCACAGGCTGACGGTACTTTATGCATGACTTCCGCCGGTACAGAAGATTGGGAATTGGTGGAGCGCCTTCTCGCACCGGTTTCGCGGCGGGAACTCGTATACTCTTGTGCAGTCGGCGACATTGATCCTGTGATGCTACCCGAGCTGTTTCTATCCTTGAAAGGTTCCGAGGATAAGTTGACGATACTAGTACACGATTATTTTGCACTTTCACCAAACATGACATTGCTTGAGAAAAATGAGCAATGGCAAGGATTACCGGAGCCAAAACGTGCCTCGTCTAGGCACATCGCTCGCCGGCCAAACGGTCAGGCAGTGTCACTGGCGGAATGGCGCAATGCTTGGCGCCCGCTTGTAGAGCAAGCAGAGCGTGTGATCTGCTTTTCTAACGCAGCGAAAGTGTTGTTTGCAGAGGTCTATCGATATGCTCGAATTGAGGTTTGTCCGCATACCCTACCAGTAACTGTTCCAGCGCTTGCACGCCCAGGCCCAAGCGCGCGTCCAGTCTTGGGGATCCTCGGCAACCTAGCACCGCATAAGGGTGCTGCGGTCGCGGAACAGCTTGCTCGAGCTTGCCGCAATAGCGGCTGTGAGGTGGTGCTTCTGGGAGAGATCGATCCCGCCTACCGCCTGCCGTCCCCGGCGCGGCACCACGGGGCCTACGAGGTGGAGGCCTTGCCCCGCCTCGCCGCGCGCTACGGAATCACCTGCTGGCTGATCCCCTCGCTCTGGCCGGAGACGTTCTCGTTCACCACGCATGAGGCGCTGGCCACCGGGCTGCCGGTCATGGTCTTCGACCTGGGAGGGCAGGCGGAGGCGGTTCGGGCGGCTGCCGCGACGGGTACTCCGGCGGCGCTGCTGCCGCCCGGCCTCGCGGGGGATCCGAGGGCGATCCTTGCCCGGGCGCGGCAGCTTTCAGGCTGA
- the rfbD gene encoding dTDP-4-dehydrorhamnose reductase, with translation MILVFGRHGQVAQELRKHPDVTALSRSDCDLTQSGAGETVLTRLEPDVVINAAAWTSVDLAETKEVDARRLNAEAPGEIARACAIRDIPLLHVSTDYVFDGSGVKPWKEEDPTLPVNAYGRTKLAGEDAVKAAGGRHAILRTSWVFSVHGTNFVKSMLRLSETRSHLDIVSDQIGGPTPAANIATTLQIIASAMIEGHSGGLYHYSGSPEVSWASFAREIFRIAGRAVTVGEIPTSSYPTPASRPLNSRLNCAKLATDFGITQPSWQDGLSQVIKELEA, from the coding sequence ATGATCCTTGTATTTGGAAGACACGGACAGGTTGCTCAAGAGCTCAGGAAACATCCTGATGTCACGGCCTTAAGCCGTAGTGATTGCGATCTTACCCAATCGGGCGCAGGAGAGACTGTTCTCACTCGCCTTGAGCCCGACGTGGTAATCAACGCTGCCGCGTGGACTTCTGTCGATTTGGCTGAAACCAAGGAGGTTGACGCAAGACGGCTTAACGCAGAGGCCCCAGGAGAGATTGCCCGGGCCTGCGCCATACGGGACATCCCGCTCCTGCACGTTTCCACTGACTACGTTTTTGATGGTAGTGGCGTGAAACCTTGGAAGGAGGAAGATCCCACCCTTCCAGTCAATGCCTATGGGCGCACAAAACTGGCTGGTGAGGACGCCGTGAAGGCTGCAGGTGGGAGACACGCCATCCTGCGCACATCTTGGGTTTTCTCCGTACATGGCACAAACTTCGTCAAGAGCATGCTGCGGTTGTCTGAAACTCGTAGCCATCTCGACATTGTATCGGATCAGATTGGCGGCCCCACCCCTGCTGCTAATATCGCAACAACACTCCAGATCATAGCCAGCGCCATGATCGAAGGTCATAGCGGAGGCCTCTATCATTATTCAGGATCCCCGGAGGTCAGCTGGGCAAGCTTCGCGCGGGAGATTTTTCGTATAGCGGGACGAGCAGTCACGGTCGGCGAAATACCTACTTCATCCTACCCCACACCAGCATCGCGACCGCTCAATTCGCGCCTGAATTGTGCCAAACTTGCAACCGACTTCGGGATTACCCAACCGTCGTGGCAAGACGGGCTGTCGCAGGTCATCAAGGAACTCGAAGCATGA